The following proteins are co-located in the Betta splendens chromosome 9, fBetSpl5.4, whole genome shotgun sequence genome:
- the si:dkey-97m3.1 gene encoding fatty acyl-CoA reductase 1 isoform X2 — protein sequence MSTELSKSQDLNGLEQAAGGPSRLTDICGSTAGSTMASVSEYYAGKCVLITGATGFMGKVLVEKLLRSCPEVKALYILVRPKAGQSMQQRVADMMKCKLFDRVREDNSDFHEKIIPISSELTQPGLAISPEDVEKLCACIDIVFHCAATIRFDEPLKHALQLNVIATQQLLSLAHQMHHLEAFIHISTAYANCNRKHIDEVIYPPPVEPKKLIESLEWMDDGIVRDITPRLIGDRPNTYTYTKALAEYVVQQEQHRLNIGIIRPSIVGASWQEPFPGWIDNFNGPSGVFIAAGKGILRTMRANNDAVADLIPVDVVINLTLTAGWYTAVHRPKTALVYNCTTGGINPFHWGEIEHHVMSSFKRNPLEQAFRRPNANITSNYLINQYWILVSHKFPALIYDLILRLSGQKPQMMRIFNRLHKAIGLLEYFSSQDWEWNSENMSMLMSQLTPEDRKTFNFDVRQLNWPEYIENYCIGTKKYVLNEDMSDIPAARQHLRKLRNIRYTFNTLLVVFIWRVFIARSQMARNIWYFVVSLCFKFLSYFRASSTLTN from the exons ATGTCAACG GAGCTGTCTAAAAGCCAGGACCTTAACGGGTTGGAACAGGCAGCAGGTGGACCAAGCAGACTGACGGACATCTGCGGCAGTACAGCGGGCAGCACCATGGCATCCGTATCGGAGTATTATGCTGGCAAGTGTGTCCTGATCACCGGAGCCACCGGCTTCATGGGGAAAGTGctggtggagaagctgctgcgcTCCTGTCCCGAGGTCAAAGCCCTCTACATCCTGGTGAGGCCCAAAGCCGGACAGTCTATGCAGCAGAGAGTCGCCGACATGATGAAATGCAAG CTCTTTGACCGCGTGCGGGAGGACAACTCTGACTTCCACGAGAAGATCATTCCCATCAGCAGCGAGTTGACTCAGCCGGGCCTGGCCATCAGTCctgaggatgtggagaagctctGTGCCTGCATCGACATCGTCTTCCACTGCGCCGCCACCATCCGCTTCGACGAGCCGCTCAA GCATGCCCTGCAGCTCAACGTGATTgccacacagcagctcctcagcctgGCCCATCAGATGCACCACCTCGAGGCCTTCATTCACATCTCCACCGCCTATGCAAACTGCAACCGCAAGCACATCGACGAGGTCATCTACCCGCCGCCCGTCGAGCCCAAGAAACTCATAGAGTCTCTAGA GTGGATGGACGATGGGATCGTGCGTGACATCACGCCACGGCTCATCGGCGACAGGCCCAACACGTACACCTACACCAAAGCCCTGGCCGAGTACGtggtgcagcaggagcagcacaggctCAACATTGGCATCATCAGACCCTCCATTGTGGGAGCCAGCTGGCAGGAGCCGTTCCCG GGTTGGATTGACAACTTTAATGGACCGAGCGGCGTTTTCATTGCA GCGGGTAAGGGCATCCTACGCACAATGAGAGCCAACAACGATGCAGTGGCAGACCTGATCCCTGTGGACGTGGTCATCAACCTCACCCTGACTGCAGGCTGGTACACAGCTGTGCACAG ACCTAAAACTGCTTTGGTGTACAACTGCACAACTGGCGGCATTAACCCATTCCACTGGGGAGAGATTG AGCACCATGTGATGTCATCTTTTAAGAGGAACCCTTTGGAGCAGGCCTTCCGCCGACCCAACGCCAACATCACTTCAAACTACCTGATCAACCAGTACTGGATCCTGGTCAGCCACAAGTTCCCTGCCCTCATCTACGACCTCATCCTGCGCCTCTCTGGACAAAAGCCACA GATGATGCGCATCTTCAACCGGCTCCACAAGGCCATCGGCCTGCTGGAGTATTTCAGCAGCCAGGACTGGGAGTGGAACTCTGAGAACATGAGCATGCTGATGAGCCAGCTAACGCCTGAGGACAGGAAG ACATTTAACTTTGATGTGCGCCAGCTGAACTGGCCTGAGTACATTGAAAATTACTGCATTGGCACTAAGAAGTACGTCCTGAATGAAGACATGTCTGACATTCCTGCTGCCAGGCAGCATCTGAGGAA ACTGAGGAACATCCGCTACACCTTCAACACTCTACTGGTGGTCTTCATCTGGAGGGTGTTCATCGCCCGCTCCCAGATGGCCAGAAACATCTGGTACTTCGTGGTCAGCCTCTGTTTCAAGTTCCTCTCCTACTTCCGCGCCTCCAGCACCTTAACCAACTGA
- the si:dkey-97m3.1 gene encoding fatty acyl-CoA reductase 1 isoform X1, with amino-acid sequence MDIKSPRPGLQAAPCVSAAAPPACHDRRHGHGLKMELSKSQDLNGLEQAAGGPSRLTDICGSTAGSTMASVSEYYAGKCVLITGATGFMGKVLVEKLLRSCPEVKALYILVRPKAGQSMQQRVADMMKCKLFDRVREDNSDFHEKIIPISSELTQPGLAISPEDVEKLCACIDIVFHCAATIRFDEPLKHALQLNVIATQQLLSLAHQMHHLEAFIHISTAYANCNRKHIDEVIYPPPVEPKKLIESLEWMDDGIVRDITPRLIGDRPNTYTYTKALAEYVVQQEQHRLNIGIIRPSIVGASWQEPFPGWIDNFNGPSGVFIAAGKGILRTMRANNDAVADLIPVDVVINLTLTAGWYTAVHRPKTALVYNCTTGGINPFHWGEIEHHVMSSFKRNPLEQAFRRPNANITSNYLINQYWILVSHKFPALIYDLILRLSGQKPQMMRIFNRLHKAIGLLEYFSSQDWEWNSENMSMLMSQLTPEDRKTFNFDVRQLNWPEYIENYCIGTKKYVLNEDMSDIPAARQHLRKLRNIRYTFNTLLVVFIWRVFIARSQMARNIWYFVVSLCFKFLSYFRASSTLTN; translated from the exons ATGGACATAAAGAGTCCGCGTCCAGGGCTCCAGGCGGCTCCGTGCGTCTCCGCCGCGGCGCCTCCGGCGTGTCATGACAGGCGTCATGGGCACGGACTTAAAATG GAGCTGTCTAAAAGCCAGGACCTTAACGGGTTGGAACAGGCAGCAGGTGGACCAAGCAGACTGACGGACATCTGCGGCAGTACAGCGGGCAGCACCATGGCATCCGTATCGGAGTATTATGCTGGCAAGTGTGTCCTGATCACCGGAGCCACCGGCTTCATGGGGAAAGTGctggtggagaagctgctgcgcTCCTGTCCCGAGGTCAAAGCCCTCTACATCCTGGTGAGGCCCAAAGCCGGACAGTCTATGCAGCAGAGAGTCGCCGACATGATGAAATGCAAG CTCTTTGACCGCGTGCGGGAGGACAACTCTGACTTCCACGAGAAGATCATTCCCATCAGCAGCGAGTTGACTCAGCCGGGCCTGGCCATCAGTCctgaggatgtggagaagctctGTGCCTGCATCGACATCGTCTTCCACTGCGCCGCCACCATCCGCTTCGACGAGCCGCTCAA GCATGCCCTGCAGCTCAACGTGATTgccacacagcagctcctcagcctgGCCCATCAGATGCACCACCTCGAGGCCTTCATTCACATCTCCACCGCCTATGCAAACTGCAACCGCAAGCACATCGACGAGGTCATCTACCCGCCGCCCGTCGAGCCCAAGAAACTCATAGAGTCTCTAGA GTGGATGGACGATGGGATCGTGCGTGACATCACGCCACGGCTCATCGGCGACAGGCCCAACACGTACACCTACACCAAAGCCCTGGCCGAGTACGtggtgcagcaggagcagcacaggctCAACATTGGCATCATCAGACCCTCCATTGTGGGAGCCAGCTGGCAGGAGCCGTTCCCG GGTTGGATTGACAACTTTAATGGACCGAGCGGCGTTTTCATTGCA GCGGGTAAGGGCATCCTACGCACAATGAGAGCCAACAACGATGCAGTGGCAGACCTGATCCCTGTGGACGTGGTCATCAACCTCACCCTGACTGCAGGCTGGTACACAGCTGTGCACAG ACCTAAAACTGCTTTGGTGTACAACTGCACAACTGGCGGCATTAACCCATTCCACTGGGGAGAGATTG AGCACCATGTGATGTCATCTTTTAAGAGGAACCCTTTGGAGCAGGCCTTCCGCCGACCCAACGCCAACATCACTTCAAACTACCTGATCAACCAGTACTGGATCCTGGTCAGCCACAAGTTCCCTGCCCTCATCTACGACCTCATCCTGCGCCTCTCTGGACAAAAGCCACA GATGATGCGCATCTTCAACCGGCTCCACAAGGCCATCGGCCTGCTGGAGTATTTCAGCAGCCAGGACTGGGAGTGGAACTCTGAGAACATGAGCATGCTGATGAGCCAGCTAACGCCTGAGGACAGGAAG ACATTTAACTTTGATGTGCGCCAGCTGAACTGGCCTGAGTACATTGAAAATTACTGCATTGGCACTAAGAAGTACGTCCTGAATGAAGACATGTCTGACATTCCTGCTGCCAGGCAGCATCTGAGGAA ACTGAGGAACATCCGCTACACCTTCAACACTCTACTGGTGGTCTTCATCTGGAGGGTGTTCATCGCCCGCTCCCAGATGGCCAGAAACATCTGGTACTTCGTGGTCAGCCTCTGTTTCAAGTTCCTCTCCTACTTCCGCGCCTCCAGCACCTTAACCAACTGA
- the LOC114863059 gene encoding endoplasmic reticulum-Golgi intermediate compartment protein 2-like — MKQEIIVSRLKMRRLSRKKALNLVKELDAFPKVSESYVETSASRGTVSLLAFGGMALLAVLEFFVYRDTWMKYEYAVDKDFSSKLRINVDITVAMKCQHVGADILDLAETMITSSGLQYEPVIFELTPQQRQWQRTLLLIQNRLREEHALQEVLYKTLLKGAPTALPPREDASAEPRNACRIHGHAYVNKVAGNLHITVGKPIHHPQGHAHIAAFVSHESYNFSHRIDHLSFGEEIPGIINPLDGTEKLTDNNNQMFQYFITVVPTRLNTYKIAADTHQFSVTERERAINHAAGSHGVSGIFLKYDTSSLTVTVSEQHMPLWQFLVRLCGIVGGIFSTTGMLHGLVGSCFHLVCCRFRLGAHGPGSLLNVFQDVNPHNQTNNVNHHQIPVLADDIPPE; from the exons ATGAAACAGGAG ATCATTGTCTCGCGTCTGAAGATGAGGCGTCTGTCCCGGAAGAAAGCCCTGAACCTGGTAAAGGAGTTGGACGCGTTCCCTAAAGTGTCTGAGAGCTACGTGGAGACGTCGGCCTCAAGAGGAACAG TGTCTCTCCTGGCCTTCGGTGGCATGGCTCTCCTGGCAGTCTTGGAGTTCTTTGTTTACCGAGACACTTGGATGAAGTACGAATATGCAGTGGACAAGGATTTTTCCAG TAAACTGAGGATAAACGTTGACATCACGGTTGCCATGAAATGCCAGC ATGTTGGAGCCGACATTCTGGACCTGGCTGAGACCATGATCAcatccagtgggctccagtATGAGCCG GTCATTTTTGAGCTGACTCCACAACAGAGACAGTGGCAAAG GACGCTGCTTCTCATTCAGAACAGGCTGAGGGAAGAGCACGCTCTCCAGGAGGTCCTGTACAAAACGCTGCTGAAAGGAGCCCCCACGGCGCTGCCCCCACG ggaGGACGCGTCTGCAGAGCCTCGTAACGCCTGCAGGATCCACGGACACGCCTACGTCAACAAGGTGGCGGGAAACCTGCACATCACCGTGGGAAA GCCCATCCACCATCCTCAGGGCCACGCTCACATCGCTGCTTTTGTGAGCCACGAGT CGTACAACTTCTCTCATCGAATAGACCACTTGTCTTTTGGGGAGGAGATACCGGGCATCATAAATCCTCTGGACGGCACCGAGAAGCTCACCGACAACA ACAACCAGATGTTCCAGTACTTCATCACCGTGGTCCCCACCAGGCTGAACACGTACAAGATCGCGGCCGACACGCATCAGTTCTCGGTCACCGAGCGA GAGCGGGCCATAAACCACGCGGCAGGCAGCCACGGCGTGTCCGGCATCTTCCTCAAGTACGACACCAGCTCCCTGACGGTGACGGTCAGCGAGCAGCACATGCCCCTGTGGCAGTTCCTGGTGCGACTGTGCGGCATCGTCGGGGGAATCTTCTCCACCACAG GCATGCTCCACGGGCTGGTCGGCTCCTGCTTCCACCTCGTCTGCTGCCGCTTCAGACTGGGCGCCCACGGGCCCGG ATCTCTATTAAATGTGTTCCAGGACGTGAATCCGCACAACCAGACCAACAATGTGAACCACCACCAGATCCCCGTTCTGGCCGACGACATCCCCCCGGAGTAG